The following are encoded together in the Populus trichocarpa isolate Nisqually-1 chromosome 5, P.trichocarpa_v4.1, whole genome shotgun sequence genome:
- the LOC7460926 gene encoding beta-1,3-galactosyltransferase 7 isoform X1 gives MKGRVTTKASVKWILFLCVFCFAIGTLFSNRLWDSSAEPNGQQLLSQRRHEQVLQVINDDSTTNKNLSHNNDAMDEVLKTHEAIQSLDKSVAMLQMQLAASRSSQEMSLDSSAAVSTLSRDGSAKQKVFMVIGINTAFSSRKRRDSIRETWMPQGKKLMQLERDKGIIVRFMIGQSATSNSILDRAIDSEDAQHKDFLRLEHVEGYHELSAKTKNFFSTAVAKWDAEFYVKVDDDVHVNLGMLASTLARHRSKPRVYIGCMKSGPVLSQRNAKYHEPEYWKFGVEGNNYFRHATGQIYAISKELATYISINQPILHKYANEDVSLGAWFIGLEVELIDDRNMCCGTPPDCEWKALAGNVCIASFDWSCSGICKSVEKIKFVHEKCGEGDESVWSDLF, from the exons ATGAAGGGCCGAGTCACTACCAAAGCATCTGTAAAATGGATTCTGTTTCTCTGTGTATTTTGCTTCGCTATTGGAACTCTCTTCTCTAACAG ATTATGGGATTCCTCAGCTGAACCCAACGGTCAGCAGCTCCTATCCCAGCGTCGACATGAACAAGTATTGCAAGTCATCAATGACGATTCCACAACTAACaag aatcTTTCGCATAATAACGATGCAATGGACGAAGTGTTGAAAACTCATGAAGCAATTCA ATCATTAGATAAGTCAGTTGCGATGCTTCAAATGCAATTAGCAGCATCTAGGAGTTCTCAAGAGATGAGCCTGGATAGCTCTGCTGCTGTGTCAACCTTGTCTCGCGACGGATCGGCAAAGCAGAAAGTTTTCATGGTTATTGGGATCAATACTGCTTTTAGTAGTAGAAAGAGACGTGATTCAATTAGAGAGACTTGGATGCCTCAAG GGAAGAAGCTTATGCAACTGGAGCGTGATAAGGGTATTATTGTCCGGTTCATGATTGGCCAAAG TGCAACATCCAACAGCATTTTAGACAGAGCCATTGATTCAGAAGATGCTCAGCATAAGGATTTCCTTAGGCTG gagCATGTTGAAGGATACCATGAATTgtctgcaaaaacaaaaaatttcttttccaCAGCAGTTGCAAAGTGGGATGCAGAGTTTTATGTCAAGGTGGATGATGATGTTCATGTTAATCTGG GTATGCTAGCTTCCACACTTGCTCGCCATCGATCAAAGCCCAGGGTGTACATTGGATGTATGAAATCTGGACCTGTTCTTTCCCAAAG GAATGCCAAGTATCATGAACCAGAGTATTGGAAATTTGGAGTCGAGGGGAACAACTACTTCCGACACGCAACTGGGCAGATATATGCTATCTCAAAAGAACTGGCCACTTATATCTCCATTAACCA GCCCATATTGCATAAGTATGCTAATGAAGACGTGTCTCTTGGTGCATGGTTTATTGGTCTTGAGGTTGAGCTCATTGATGACCGCAACATGTGCTGTGGGACACCACCAG ACTGCGAGTGGAAGGCACTGGCTGGCAACGTGTGCATTGCATCTTTTGACTGGAGCTGCAGTGGAATCTGCAAATCCGTGGAGAAGATCAAATTTGTTCATGAAAAATGTGGTGAAGGAGATGAATCTGTATGGAGTGATCTCTTTTAA
- the LOC7460926 gene encoding beta-1,3-galactosyltransferase 7 isoform X2 codes for MKGRVTTKASVKWILFLCVFCFAIGTLFSNRLWDSSAEPNGQQLLSQRRHEQVLQVINDDSTTNKNLSHNNDAMDEVLKTHEAIQSLDKSVAMLQMQLAASRSSQEMSLDSSAAVSTLSRDGSAKQKVFMVIGINTAFSSRKRRDSIRETWMPQGKKLMQLERDKGIIVRFMIGQSATSNSILDRAIDSEDAQHKDFLRLEHVEGYHELSAKTKNFFSTAVAKWDAEFYVKVDDDVHVNLGMLASTLARHRSKPRVYIGCMKSGPVLSQRPILHKYANEDVSLGAWFIGLEVELIDDRNMCCGTPPDCEWKALAGNVCIASFDWSCSGICKSVEKIKFVHEKCGEGDESVWSDLF; via the exons ATGAAGGGCCGAGTCACTACCAAAGCATCTGTAAAATGGATTCTGTTTCTCTGTGTATTTTGCTTCGCTATTGGAACTCTCTTCTCTAACAG ATTATGGGATTCCTCAGCTGAACCCAACGGTCAGCAGCTCCTATCCCAGCGTCGACATGAACAAGTATTGCAAGTCATCAATGACGATTCCACAACTAACaag aatcTTTCGCATAATAACGATGCAATGGACGAAGTGTTGAAAACTCATGAAGCAATTCA ATCATTAGATAAGTCAGTTGCGATGCTTCAAATGCAATTAGCAGCATCTAGGAGTTCTCAAGAGATGAGCCTGGATAGCTCTGCTGCTGTGTCAACCTTGTCTCGCGACGGATCGGCAAAGCAGAAAGTTTTCATGGTTATTGGGATCAATACTGCTTTTAGTAGTAGAAAGAGACGTGATTCAATTAGAGAGACTTGGATGCCTCAAG GGAAGAAGCTTATGCAACTGGAGCGTGATAAGGGTATTATTGTCCGGTTCATGATTGGCCAAAG TGCAACATCCAACAGCATTTTAGACAGAGCCATTGATTCAGAAGATGCTCAGCATAAGGATTTCCTTAGGCTG gagCATGTTGAAGGATACCATGAATTgtctgcaaaaacaaaaaatttcttttccaCAGCAGTTGCAAAGTGGGATGCAGAGTTTTATGTCAAGGTGGATGATGATGTTCATGTTAATCTGG GTATGCTAGCTTCCACACTTGCTCGCCATCGATCAAAGCCCAGGGTGTACATTGGATGTATGAAATCTGGACCTGTTCTTTCCCAAAG GCCCATATTGCATAAGTATGCTAATGAAGACGTGTCTCTTGGTGCATGGTTTATTGGTCTTGAGGTTGAGCTCATTGATGACCGCAACATGTGCTGTGGGACACCACCAG ACTGCGAGTGGAAGGCACTGGCTGGCAACGTGTGCATTGCATCTTTTGACTGGAGCTGCAGTGGAATCTGCAAATCCGTGGAGAAGATCAAATTTGTTCATGAAAAATGTGGTGAAGGAGATGAATCTGTATGGAGTGATCTCTTTTAA
- the LOC7460926 gene encoding beta-1,3-galactosyltransferase 7 isoform X3: MNKYCKSSMTIPQLTRSLDKSVAMLQMQLAASRSSQEMSLDSSAAVSTLSRDGSAKQKVFMVIGINTAFSSRKRRDSIRETWMPQGKKLMQLERDKGIIVRFMIGQSATSNSILDRAIDSEDAQHKDFLRLEHVEGYHELSAKTKNFFSTAVAKWDAEFYVKVDDDVHVNLGMLASTLARHRSKPRVYIGCMKSGPVLSQRNAKYHEPEYWKFGVEGNNYFRHATGQIYAISKELATYISINQPILHKYANEDVSLGAWFIGLEVELIDDRNMCCGTPPDCEWKALAGNVCIASFDWSCSGICKSVEKIKFVHEKCGEGDESVWSDLF; encoded by the exons ATGAACAAGTATTGCAAGTCATCAATGACGATTCCACAACTAACaag ATCATTAGATAAGTCAGTTGCGATGCTTCAAATGCAATTAGCAGCATCTAGGAGTTCTCAAGAGATGAGCCTGGATAGCTCTGCTGCTGTGTCAACCTTGTCTCGCGACGGATCGGCAAAGCAGAAAGTTTTCATGGTTATTGGGATCAATACTGCTTTTAGTAGTAGAAAGAGACGTGATTCAATTAGAGAGACTTGGATGCCTCAAG GGAAGAAGCTTATGCAACTGGAGCGTGATAAGGGTATTATTGTCCGGTTCATGATTGGCCAAAG TGCAACATCCAACAGCATTTTAGACAGAGCCATTGATTCAGAAGATGCTCAGCATAAGGATTTCCTTAGGCTG gagCATGTTGAAGGATACCATGAATTgtctgcaaaaacaaaaaatttcttttccaCAGCAGTTGCAAAGTGGGATGCAGAGTTTTATGTCAAGGTGGATGATGATGTTCATGTTAATCTGG GTATGCTAGCTTCCACACTTGCTCGCCATCGATCAAAGCCCAGGGTGTACATTGGATGTATGAAATCTGGACCTGTTCTTTCCCAAAG GAATGCCAAGTATCATGAACCAGAGTATTGGAAATTTGGAGTCGAGGGGAACAACTACTTCCGACACGCAACTGGGCAGATATATGCTATCTCAAAAGAACTGGCCACTTATATCTCCATTAACCA GCCCATATTGCATAAGTATGCTAATGAAGACGTGTCTCTTGGTGCATGGTTTATTGGTCTTGAGGTTGAGCTCATTGATGACCGCAACATGTGCTGTGGGACACCACCAG ACTGCGAGTGGAAGGCACTGGCTGGCAACGTGTGCATTGCATCTTTTGACTGGAGCTGCAGTGGAATCTGCAAATCCGTGGAGAAGATCAAATTTGTTCATGAAAAATGTGGTGAAGGAGATGAATCTGTATGGAGTGATCTCTTTTAA
- the LOC7460926 gene encoding beta-1,3-galactosyltransferase 7 isoform X4, which translates to MDEVLKTHEAIQSLDKSVAMLQMQLAASRSSQEMSLDSSAAVSTLSRDGSAKQKVFMVIGINTAFSSRKRRDSIRETWMPQGKKLMQLERDKGIIVRFMIGQSATSNSILDRAIDSEDAQHKDFLRLEHVEGYHELSAKTKNFFSTAVAKWDAEFYVKVDDDVHVNLGMLASTLARHRSKPRVYIGCMKSGPVLSQRNAKYHEPEYWKFGVEGNNYFRHATGQIYAISKELATYISINQPILHKYANEDVSLGAWFIGLEVELIDDRNMCCGTPPDCEWKALAGNVCIASFDWSCSGICKSVEKIKFVHEKCGEGDESVWSDLF; encoded by the exons ATGGACGAAGTGTTGAAAACTCATGAAGCAATTCA ATCATTAGATAAGTCAGTTGCGATGCTTCAAATGCAATTAGCAGCATCTAGGAGTTCTCAAGAGATGAGCCTGGATAGCTCTGCTGCTGTGTCAACCTTGTCTCGCGACGGATCGGCAAAGCAGAAAGTTTTCATGGTTATTGGGATCAATACTGCTTTTAGTAGTAGAAAGAGACGTGATTCAATTAGAGAGACTTGGATGCCTCAAG GGAAGAAGCTTATGCAACTGGAGCGTGATAAGGGTATTATTGTCCGGTTCATGATTGGCCAAAG TGCAACATCCAACAGCATTTTAGACAGAGCCATTGATTCAGAAGATGCTCAGCATAAGGATTTCCTTAGGCTG gagCATGTTGAAGGATACCATGAATTgtctgcaaaaacaaaaaatttcttttccaCAGCAGTTGCAAAGTGGGATGCAGAGTTTTATGTCAAGGTGGATGATGATGTTCATGTTAATCTGG GTATGCTAGCTTCCACACTTGCTCGCCATCGATCAAAGCCCAGGGTGTACATTGGATGTATGAAATCTGGACCTGTTCTTTCCCAAAG GAATGCCAAGTATCATGAACCAGAGTATTGGAAATTTGGAGTCGAGGGGAACAACTACTTCCGACACGCAACTGGGCAGATATATGCTATCTCAAAAGAACTGGCCACTTATATCTCCATTAACCA GCCCATATTGCATAAGTATGCTAATGAAGACGTGTCTCTTGGTGCATGGTTTATTGGTCTTGAGGTTGAGCTCATTGATGACCGCAACATGTGCTGTGGGACACCACCAG ACTGCGAGTGGAAGGCACTGGCTGGCAACGTGTGCATTGCATCTTTTGACTGGAGCTGCAGTGGAATCTGCAAATCCGTGGAGAAGATCAAATTTGTTCATGAAAAATGTGGTGAAGGAGATGAATCTGTATGGAGTGATCTCTTTTAA